One stretch of Actinacidiphila sp. DG2A-62 DNA includes these proteins:
- a CDS encoding alpha/beta fold hydrolase: MPATSDDVDTDALPALLLLHGGGPGVDAESNWTSVRARLSAGFRCLAPDLLGFGSQIPAAVGIRGPRAWARARARQVVELLDREGLERVHVVGNSAAGGAAALALMSMAPERVARAVVMGGAGTGPLPWSVPFYDDPTERSMRATLGRLVADEAAHADLLDELTALRLRQALRPGAESAFRSMFAAGDDSPAVDLEKIATPVLALHGERDRVSPVRVSERLVDSLPDARLTVVAGPATGSTSTGRTNSAAS, translated from the coding sequence GTGCCGGCCACATCGGACGACGTCGACACAGACGCACTCCCCGCTCTCCTCCTGCTGCACGGGGGCGGGCCGGGAGTCGACGCGGAGAGCAACTGGACGAGCGTGCGCGCGCGCCTGTCGGCCGGATTCCGCTGCCTGGCCCCGGACCTCCTGGGGTTCGGCTCGCAGATCCCCGCGGCGGTCGGCATCCGGGGTCCGCGGGCCTGGGCGCGGGCCCGCGCACGGCAGGTCGTGGAGTTGCTCGACCGCGAGGGCCTGGAGCGTGTCCACGTCGTCGGCAACTCGGCCGCCGGCGGGGCGGCGGCCCTCGCCCTCATGTCCATGGCTCCCGAACGGGTCGCGCGCGCCGTCGTCATGGGCGGAGCGGGAACCGGACCACTGCCCTGGTCCGTTCCGTTCTACGACGATCCGACCGAGCGGTCGATGCGGGCCACCCTCGGCCGCCTGGTCGCGGACGAGGCCGCCCACGCCGACCTCCTCGACGAGTTGACCGCCCTCCGGCTGCGGCAGGCCCTGCGTCCCGGGGCGGAGTCGGCCTTCCGGTCGATGTTCGCCGCCGGGGACGACTCCCCCGCCGTCGACCTGGAGAAGATCGCCACCCCGGTTCTCGCGCTGCACGGCGAACGCGACCGGGTCTCGCCGGTGCGGGTCTCCGAGCGCCTCGTCGACTCGCTGCCGGACGCCCGGCTGACGGTGGTCGCGGGGCCGGCCACTGGATCCACGTCGACCGGCCGGACGAATTCTGCCGCCTCGTAG
- a CDS encoding hydantoinase/oxoprolinase family protein: MSYALGIDVGGTFTDAVASDGAGRIVSAKTPTTPPNREAGVMRAIEDIAAELGIGVGELLAQTDYIAHGTTASINALVQGQVADVGLIATKGHRDAVYIMNAEGRTLGRSAHEIQDTLRQRKPAPLIPKYRALEVTERIDHAGRVLVPLDEDEVRAVARSLVDQGVEAIAVCLLWSFKNGAHEQRVRELIHEIAPDMYVTLSCEVSPRIREFSRTSTTVMNAQVGPRLRTYLLPLRNRLEEAGLKGPLLVMQSEGGTITADRAPEHAITTVGSVLSGGVIGGMRLAEQLGHRNVITTDVGGTTFLAGLIVDGEPVMAPGSVVNQFPINAATIRVHTIGSGGGALASVDSGGNLRLGPQSAEAVPGPACYGNGGTRPTNTDANLVLGILSPRGLLGGRKPLRVDLARQAIREHVAEPLGLTVEEAAIAIHEVQNAQAGDLLRRAVVQAGYDPREFVAYAFGGAGPAHCAGDCQDLGVSEVVVPLGPVASAFSAYGLAASDVTMSAELSDPSSFPVDHTVLEAHYARLEADLQRALDRQKVKFQHVTLQREIDLRYSMQVAELSTTVPDTEFTERTGAEILRRFEEQYERINGSGAGYREAGVQAITYRVRAKAGLGFPVALPVVPEADGPDPSWALIGERRVCLDSRTGYVPTPVYDYARLRAGHELVGPAIVDVPTTVVVVPAGVTGRVDRLGNLVLRYQ; this comes from the coding sequence ATGTCATACGCACTGGGTATCGACGTCGGCGGCACGTTCACCGACGCGGTCGCCTCGGACGGCGCCGGCCGGATCGTCTCGGCCAAGACGCCGACGACGCCGCCGAACCGCGAGGCCGGAGTGATGCGCGCGATCGAGGACATCGCGGCGGAGCTGGGCATCGGGGTCGGTGAGCTGCTGGCGCAGACCGACTACATCGCCCACGGCACGACCGCGTCGATCAACGCCCTCGTCCAGGGGCAGGTGGCCGATGTGGGGCTGATCGCCACCAAGGGCCACCGGGACGCCGTCTACATCATGAACGCCGAGGGCCGCACCCTGGGCCGGTCGGCCCACGAGATCCAGGACACGCTCCGGCAGCGCAAGCCCGCGCCCCTGATCCCCAAGTACCGGGCGCTCGAAGTCACCGAGCGGATCGACCACGCGGGCAGGGTGCTCGTCCCGCTCGACGAGGACGAGGTCCGCGCCGTCGCCCGCTCGCTGGTGGACCAGGGGGTCGAGGCGATCGCCGTCTGCCTGCTGTGGTCGTTCAAGAACGGCGCCCACGAACAGCGTGTCCGCGAGCTGATCCACGAGATCGCGCCGGACATGTACGTCACGCTCTCCTGCGAGGTCAGCCCGCGCATCCGCGAGTTCTCCCGGACCTCGACGACCGTCATGAACGCCCAGGTGGGCCCGCGGCTGCGCACCTACCTGCTCCCCCTGCGGAACCGGCTGGAGGAGGCCGGGCTGAAGGGCCCGCTGCTGGTCATGCAGAGCGAGGGCGGAACCATCACGGCCGACCGGGCGCCGGAGCACGCCATCACCACCGTCGGCTCCGTCCTGTCCGGCGGTGTCATCGGCGGGATGCGGCTGGCCGAACAGCTGGGACACCGCAACGTCATCACCACCGACGTCGGCGGCACGACCTTCCTGGCCGGACTGATCGTCGACGGCGAGCCGGTCATGGCGCCGGGCTCCGTCGTGAACCAGTTCCCGATCAACGCGGCGACCATCCGCGTGCACACGATCGGCTCGGGAGGCGGGGCCCTCGCCTCGGTGGACTCCGGCGGGAACCTGCGCCTGGGCCCGCAGAGCGCCGAGGCCGTCCCGGGCCCCGCCTGCTACGGCAACGGCGGCACCCGCCCGACGAACACCGACGCGAATTTGGTCCTCGGCATCCTGAGCCCGCGCGGGCTGTTGGGCGGCAGGAAGCCCCTGCGCGTGGACCTGGCGCGGCAGGCCATCCGCGAGCACGTGGCCGAACCGCTCGGCCTCACCGTCGAGGAGGCCGCCATCGCCATCCACGAGGTGCAGAACGCCCAGGCGGGGGACCTGCTGCGGCGGGCCGTCGTCCAGGCCGGCTACGACCCCCGCGAGTTCGTGGCCTACGCCTTCGGCGGGGCCGGCCCCGCCCACTGCGCCGGCGACTGCCAGGACCTCGGCGTGAGCGAGGTCGTCGTGCCGCTCGGACCGGTGGCGTCGGCGTTCTCTGCCTACGGGCTCGCCGCCTCGGACGTCACCATGAGCGCCGAGCTGTCCGACCCCTCGTCGTTCCCGGTCGACCACACGGTGCTCGAAGCGCACTACGCGCGTCTGGAGGCCGATCTGCAGCGCGCGCTCGACCGGCAGAAGGTGAAGTTCCAGCACGTGACGCTGCAGCGGGAGATCGATCTGCGCTACTCGATGCAGGTCGCGGAGCTGTCGACGACCGTTCCCGACACGGAGTTCACCGAGCGGACCGGTGCGGAGATCCTGCGGCGCTTCGAGGAGCAGTACGAGCGCATCAACGGCAGCGGCGCCGGCTACCGCGAGGCCGGTGTGCAGGCCATCACCTACCGCGTGCGGGCCAAGGCCGGCCTCGGCTTCCCCGTGGCGCTGCCGGTCGTGCCCGAGGCCGACGGTCCCGACCCGTCCTGGGCGCTGATCGGCGAGCGCCGCGTCTGCCTCGACTCCCGGACCGGCTACGTACCGACCCCCGTCTACGACTACGCCCGGCTGCGGGCGGGCCACGAACTCGTCGGTCCGGCGATCGTCGACGTGCCGACCACGGTCGTGGTGGTTCCCGCCGGCGTCACCGGTCGCGTCGACCGTCTCGGCAACCTCGTGCTGCGCTACCAGTGA
- a CDS encoding FAD-dependent monooxygenase, whose translation MTHANSSRAEHVDVLVVGAGPAGLTLAVDLARRGVACRVIEATTERGVNPRCNTVSARSMEIFRRLGVADEVRRAGLPEDHPTSVHYRTTLTGDEIHRLDLPSSGEVLAGAGRDAWPGPEPQHRISQLFLEPILEEYASRLRPGPSIERGARLTGFRQHDDHVEAEVETGGERRTLRCAYLVGCDGAHSTVRRLLGIRYEGVDAIQQFVSTFLHSPELGRMTARDRAWTYWTYGRRISSLIAIDGASRWLHHVAFSPGHDTGAEDPRQLLREAVGEPVEHEVLGVVRWTGRRLVARRYREGRVFLAGDAAHIWIPVGGFGMNAGIQDAVTLGWMLAAVHHGWAPPRVLDAYELERKPVGEQVAGAVGAAAGKAFERFPPDIHLPGPDGEKARAAFAERLAASEPQRYSPDGFSFGYHYAGSPLVVGGGEPAAITMGGYPRRARPGFRLPHVWLDDGRSVLDALGPGFTLVRTDRAAGVGSWAAAGRELGIPLAVVDLPGRWPDRFPAELLLVRPDQHVAWMGGAGARADELLRTVTGRIAARQR comes from the coding sequence ATGACGCACGCGAACAGCAGCCGGGCGGAGCACGTCGACGTCCTGGTCGTCGGCGCCGGTCCGGCCGGCCTGACCCTCGCCGTCGACCTCGCACGCCGGGGCGTGGCCTGCCGGGTGATCGAGGCGACGACGGAACGGGGCGTCAACCCCCGCTGCAACACGGTCTCCGCGCGGTCGATGGAGATCTTCCGCCGGCTCGGCGTCGCGGACGAGGTCCGCAGGGCCGGCCTGCCCGAGGACCATCCCACCTCGGTCCACTACCGGACGACGCTGACCGGCGACGAGATCCACCGGCTCGACCTGCCCTCCTCCGGTGAGGTGCTGGCCGGCGCGGGCAGGGACGCGTGGCCGGGCCCGGAGCCGCAGCACCGGATCTCCCAGCTGTTCCTGGAGCCGATCCTGGAGGAGTACGCGAGCCGGCTCCGCCCCGGGCCGTCGATCGAGCGCGGCGCCCGGCTGACCGGGTTCCGGCAGCACGACGACCACGTCGAGGCCGAGGTGGAGACCGGAGGCGAGCGCCGGACCCTGCGCTGCGCGTACCTGGTCGGCTGCGACGGCGCGCACAGCACCGTCCGCCGCCTGCTGGGCATCCGCTACGAGGGCGTCGACGCGATCCAGCAGTTCGTGTCGACGTTCCTGCACTCCCCCGAGCTGGGACGGATGACGGCGCGGGACCGCGCGTGGACGTACTGGACCTACGGCCGCCGGATCTCCTCCCTCATCGCCATCGACGGAGCCTCCCGGTGGCTGCACCACGTGGCCTTCTCCCCCGGCCACGACACCGGGGCCGAGGACCCGCGGCAGCTGCTGCGCGAGGCGGTCGGCGAGCCCGTCGAGCACGAGGTGCTCGGGGTGGTGCGCTGGACCGGGCGCCGGCTGGTCGCCCGGCGGTACCGCGAGGGGCGGGTGTTCCTGGCCGGGGACGCCGCGCACATCTGGATCCCGGTCGGGGGCTTCGGGATGAACGCCGGCATCCAGGACGCGGTGACGCTGGGCTGGATGCTGGCGGCGGTCCACCACGGCTGGGCGCCGCCGCGGGTGCTGGACGCGTACGAGCTGGAGCGCAAGCCGGTGGGTGAGCAGGTCGCCGGGGCGGTGGGCGCGGCGGCCGGCAAGGCGTTCGAGCGGTTCCCGCCGGACATCCACCTGCCGGGACCGGACGGCGAGAAGGCCCGTGCGGCGTTCGCCGAGCGCCTCGCCGCCTCCGAGCCGCAGCGGTACTCCCCCGACGGCTTCAGCTTCGGTTACCACTACGCGGGCTCGCCCCTCGTGGTCGGCGGCGGGGAACCGGCCGCGATCACCATGGGCGGCTACCCGCGGCGGGCACGACCGGGATTCCGGCTGCCGCACGTCTGGCTCGACGACGGCCGGTCCGTGCTGGACGCGCTCGGCCCCGGCTTCACCCTCGTACGGACGGACCGGGCCGCCGGCGTCGGGTCCTGGGCCGCGGCGGGCCGCGAACTCGGCATCCCCCTGGCCGTGGTCGACCTGCCGGGGCGGTGGCCCGACCGGTTCCCGGCCGAGCTGCTGCTGGTCCGGCCGGACCAGCACGTCGCCTGGATGGGCGGAGCCGGCGCTCGCGCCGACGAGCTCCTGCGGACAGTCACCGGGCGGATCGCCGCCCGGCAGCGGTAG